A genomic region of Endomicrobiales bacterium contains the following coding sequences:
- a CDS encoding LptF/LptG family permease gives MKILHKYTLHEFTEAFLFGLLITTSILIIDQLFQLINLFLGKGVSAFTVIKLFALALPNILSMTIPMAVLIGTLLAFGRFSEDNEITAIRSAGFNVFEITKSVLLAVIILCFVLVYYNHFVSPATHREFRQLYVQLLTKRPLVKFEERSINSLGDYKIYVESVDRVSNTLKKVNIYKFSQSELGAPLRISASLANVNASENEIIFSLIKGYLQKPDPEKLDTLSLIKFDTYKFKIPITKDAVPASVSLREMPSPILLSEIKSYKKLKLPVAVFETEYWLRYVLAFAPFCFLIVGIPLAISVEKGGKIGFGLSLVVIFLYYILLVLSINAGEKNILPSALVLWLPNVVVLSSGVFLWRKMLRR, from the coding sequence ATGAAAATACTTCACAAATACACACTTCATGAGTTTACCGAAGCATTTTTATTTGGCTTGTTAATAACTACTTCTATTTTAATTATTGATCAGTTATTCCAGCTTATCAATCTTTTTTTAGGAAAGGGTGTTTCTGCTTTTACAGTTATAAAACTGTTTGCCTTGGCTTTACCTAACATTCTTTCCATGACAATTCCTATGGCTGTGCTTATTGGCACATTGCTTGCTTTTGGCCGTTTTAGCGAGGACAATGAAATAACCGCAATTAGGTCGGCTGGTTTTAATGTCTTTGAAATTACAAAAAGTGTTTTATTGGCAGTGATAATTCTTTGCTTTGTTCTTGTATATTACAATCACTTTGTTTCCCCTGCTACTCATAGGGAGTTTAGGCAACTTTATGTACAATTACTTACTAAAAGGCCGCTTGTTAAATTTGAGGAGCGCTCTATTAATTCTTTGGGCGACTATAAAATTTATGTTGAAAGTGTTGACAGAGTTAGCAACACGCTAAAAAAAGTAAATATTTACAAGTTCTCGCAATCTGAACTTGGGGCTCCATTGCGTATCAGTGCCTCTTTGGCAAATGTGAATGCAAGTGAAAATGAGATTATTTTTTCCCTAATTAAGGGGTATTTACAAAAACCAGACCCTGAAAAATTAGATACCCTTTCGTTGATTAAGTTTGATACTTATAAATTTAAAATTCCAATAACAAAAGATGCTGTACCTGCAAGTGTTTCATTGCGTGAAATGCCTTCGCCAATACTACTTTCTGAGATAAAAAGCTACAAGAAATTAAAATTGCCTGTCGCTGTTTTTGAAACTGAGTATTGGCTTAGATATGTGCTTGCGTTTGCCCCATTTTGCTTTTTGATAGTTGGTATACCTCTTGCTATTAGTGTAGAAAAGGGTGGTAAAATTGGGTTTGGTTTAAGTTTGGTTGTTATTTTTCTTTATTATATTTTGCTGGTTCTTTCCATAAATGCGGGTGAAAAGAATATTTTGCCTTCCGCGTTGGTGCTTTGGCTGCCCAATGTGGTGGTTCTTTCAAGTGGAGTTTTTTTATGGCGAAAAATGTTGCGGAGGTAG
- a CDS encoding ComF family protein, whose product MKNISLNNIKNKIINFIKKLSCVLFPISCTICSKILPSNDYTRLCDECEKTIKKNSTLFCVLCALPLEHGGMHCPTCIKIKNTPYEFIRSAGIYEGPLKKLIIGLKYQTKHYCARALAKLLAQTYSQYFNDKCIDLLIPTPMHPLKKLFRSYNHCELLSKELSKLINIKVCNNTLVKIKHTRSQAKLKRAQRLNNLKNAFKINNSKTIEQKNILLIDDVCTTTATIHECAIILKKAGAAKVYVITVARDIKH is encoded by the coding sequence ATGAAAAACATTTCACTAAATAATATAAAAAATAAAATAATTAATTTTATAAAAAAGCTTTCCTGTGTTTTATTTCCAATAAGTTGCACCATTTGCTCAAAAATACTGCCGAGCAATGATTACACACGACTATGCGATGAATGTGAAAAAACTATTAAAAAAAATTCAACGCTATTCTGCGTACTTTGCGCTCTTCCGTTAGAACACGGCGGTATGCATTGCCCAACATGCATTAAAATAAAAAACACACCTTATGAATTTATCCGTTCCGCCGGCATATATGAAGGACCCCTTAAAAAATTAATAATTGGTTTAAAGTATCAAACAAAACATTATTGCGCGCGAGCGCTTGCTAAACTTCTTGCCCAAACATATAGCCAATACTTCAATGATAAATGCATAGACCTGCTTATACCAACACCAATGCACCCATTAAAAAAACTATTTCGCAGCTACAATCATTGTGAACTCCTAAGCAAAGAACTATCTAAACTTATAAATATTAAAGTATGTAATAACACACTTGTAAAAATAAAACATACCCGCAGCCAGGCAAAGTTAAAAAGGGCACAACGTTTAAACAACCTCAAAAATGCTTTTAAAATAAATAATTCTAAAACGATAGAGCAAAAAAACATACTACTTATTGACGATGTTTGTACAACTACCGCAACAATACACGAATGTGCCATAATCTTAAAAAAAGCTGGAGCAGCAAAAGTTTATGTCATAACAGTGGCAAGAGATATTAAACACTAA
- a CDS encoding tetratricopeptide repeat protein: MRKAVKLFLPLCALGLFVLSMSGCGKSNIFSWARSAGSGSSIDSVMSDGYAALSEKNYAKALEYYGKVLDADPNNSEAIYGWSAAKLGDSGLDVASIIANMVRQQGSGVIHLSPALYSVAKEAQSSSNNLLPETIVANITKYKDAINEVLAANKLPKIINATADGKISFDNPDVNINASFCLILRAAMTLNDYVEISDDYGTSTITSTVPQNVAEDALKDIASAYNLFLRAMTKLNYSDDTSIGQMKKDVKKLFDNLKSDLNITNIDIGTIYL, from the coding sequence ATGAGAAAAGCTGTCAAGTTGTTTTTGCCGTTATGCGCTCTTGGACTGTTTGTTTTGTCTATGAGCGGTTGCGGTAAATCAAACATTTTTTCTTGGGCAAGAAGTGCCGGAAGCGGCAGCAGTATAGATTCTGTTATGTCAGACGGTTACGCCGCACTAAGCGAAAAAAATTATGCCAAAGCTCTTGAGTATTATGGGAAAGTTCTTGATGCTGACCCAAATAACTCTGAAGCAATTTATGGTTGGTCTGCAGCGAAGCTTGGCGATTCTGGCCTTGATGTAGCATCAATTATCGCAAATATGGTACGCCAGCAGGGTTCAGGTGTTATTCACTTATCACCAGCTCTTTACTCCGTGGCAAAAGAGGCACAATCGTCATCAAACAATTTGCTACCAGAAACAATTGTTGCAAACATCACTAAATACAAAGATGCAATAAATGAAGTGCTTGCGGCAAACAAACTGCCCAAAATTATTAATGCCACAGCAGACGGCAAAATATCCTTTGACAACCCCGATGTTAACATCAACGCTTCATTTTGCTTGATTTTGCGTGCAGCAATGACTCTAAATGATTATGTTGAAATTTCTGATGATTACGGCACATCTACTATTACTAGTACGGTACCCCAAAATGTAGCTGAAGATGCACTTAAAGATATTGCTAGTGCCTACAATTTGTTCTTAAGAGCTATGACTAAGTTAAATTACTCTGATGACACATCAATTGGACAAATGAAAAAAGATGTTAAAAAACTTTTTGACAACCTCAAGAGTGACCTTAACATTACAAATATAGACATTGGTACAATTTATTTATAA
- the ahcY gene encoding adenosylhomocysteinase, with the protein MKYDVKDIALANSGKNRIEWAKREMPVLSQIQERFSKEKPLKNIKMACCLHVTAETANLAIALKAGGANVLLCASNPLSTQDDVAAALVKHYGIETYAIKGEDNKTYYKHIDVVLKHKPQLTMDDGADLVSTIFSKKRELLKDIIGGTEETTTGVVRLKAMEKDGVLAYPIIAVNDALTKHLFDNRYGTGQSTLDGIIRATNLLLAGKNLVVLGYGWCGKGVSMRAKGMGANVIVTEVDPLKAIEATMDGFLVMPMAKAAKIGDIFLTVTGNLNVISGMHMSIMKDGAIVANSGHFNAEIDINYLKKTALKSRLVRPFIEEFTLKGGKKIYLLADGRLINLAAAEGHPASVMDMSFANQALASEYIIKNCAKLEKKVYSVPVKIDQEIARLKLKAMGIEIDKLTKEQEKYLVSWQEGT; encoded by the coding sequence ATGAAATATGATGTTAAAGATATTGCCTTAGCAAATTCAGGAAAAAACCGTATTGAATGGGCAAAAAGAGAAATGCCTGTATTAAGTCAAATACAAGAACGATTTTCAAAAGAAAAACCATTGAAAAATATAAAAATGGCTTGTTGTTTGCATGTTACGGCAGAAACAGCAAACCTGGCAATAGCCCTAAAAGCAGGTGGCGCCAATGTGCTTCTTTGTGCCTCAAACCCGCTTTCAACTCAAGACGATGTAGCGGCTGCGCTTGTAAAACATTATGGCATAGAAACATACGCAATAAAGGGTGAAGATAATAAAACATACTACAAGCACATAGACGTGGTGCTAAAGCACAAACCGCAACTAACTATGGACGATGGGGCAGATCTCGTTTCAACAATTTTTTCAAAAAAACGTGAGTTGCTTAAAGATATAATTGGCGGGACAGAGGAAACCACAACAGGCGTTGTGCGCTTAAAAGCCATGGAAAAAGATGGCGTTTTGGCTTACCCAATTATTGCGGTAAATGATGCGCTTACGAAACATCTTTTTGATAACCGCTATGGAACAGGTCAGTCAACACTTGATGGCATTATTAGAGCAACAAATCTTCTGCTTGCTGGCAAGAATTTAGTTGTGCTTGGCTATGGCTGGTGCGGTAAGGGTGTATCTATGCGGGCAAAAGGGATGGGCGCTAATGTTATAGTTACAGAAGTTGACCCTCTTAAAGCAATTGAAGCCACTATGGATGGGTTTTTAGTTATGCCTATGGCAAAAGCCGCAAAAATAGGCGATATATTCCTTACAGTAACAGGGAATCTAAATGTTATATCGGGCATGCATATGAGTATAATGAAAGATGGTGCTATTGTGGCGAATTCAGGCCATTTTAACGCGGAAATAGATATCAATTATCTTAAAAAAACAGCATTAAAAAGCCGTTTAGTGCGTCCGTTTATTGAAGAGTTTACACTTAAGGGTGGAAAGAAAATTTACCTTTTAGCCGATGGCAGGCTTATTAATTTGGCAGCCGCTGAAGGCCACCCAGCAAGTGTGATGGATATGTCATTTGCTAATCAGGCGCTTGCTTCAGAGTATATTATAAAAAATTGTGCAAAACTTGAGAAAAAAGTATACTCAGTGCCAGTAAAAATAGACCAAGAAATTGCCCGGCTGAAACTAAAGGCAATGGGTATAGAAATTGATAAATTAACCAAAGAACAGGAAAAATATCTTGTTTCTTGGCAAGAGGGGACTTAA
- a CDS encoding SDR family NAD(P)-dependent oxidoreductase produces the protein MKILITGGAGFIGSNIADEYIKNGYKVVVVDNLSTGKKENINPKAKFYMADVSDPKKLKEIFKKEKPDIVNHHAAQLDVRKSVQDPTFDAKINILGTLNVLQNCVEFKTKKIIFASSGGTIYGECGKIPANENTQGQPLSPYGIAKFAAEFYIKSFAQLNGLKYTILRYGNVFGPRQDPYGEAGVVAIFTGKMLENEDLFIFGNGKQLRDYVFVGDLVKANLIALSKGDNETINIGTQKAVSVNDLYKVMAKITGYKKLPVYKPARAGELFRSVLAINKALKILKWKPETTFENGLKNTIKFFKNRKCI, from the coding sequence GTGAAAATACTTATTACAGGTGGAGCTGGTTTTATTGGCTCAAACATAGCAGATGAGTACATTAAAAATGGTTATAAAGTTGTTGTTGTCGACAACCTTTCAACCGGCAAAAAAGAAAATATAAACCCAAAAGCAAAATTTTATATGGCCGATGTTTCTGACCCTAAAAAACTTAAAGAAATTTTTAAAAAAGAAAAACCAGACATAGTAAATCATCACGCGGCACAGCTTGATGTACGCAAATCGGTACAAGACCCGACTTTTGACGCAAAAATTAATATTTTAGGCACATTAAATGTTCTCCAAAACTGCGTTGAATTTAAAACTAAAAAAATAATATTTGCATCATCTGGTGGAACAATTTACGGCGAATGTGGGAAAATACCAGCAAACGAAAACACACAAGGCCAGCCGCTTTCTCCTTATGGCATAGCAAAGTTTGCCGCTGAATTTTATATTAAATCTTTTGCTCAATTAAATGGTTTAAAATACACAATTTTGCGCTATGGCAATGTTTTTGGCCCAAGGCAAGACCCTTATGGTGAAGCAGGTGTTGTGGCTATATTTACCGGTAAAATGTTAGAAAATGAAGATCTTTTTATTTTTGGAAACGGAAAACAACTTAGAGATTATGTTTTTGTTGGTGACTTGGTAAAGGCAAATTTGATAGCACTAAGCAAAGGCGACAACGAAACAATAAATATAGGAACGCAAAAAGCAGTATCTGTAAATGACCTCTATAAAGTTATGGCTAAAATTACCGGTTACAAAAAACTCCCTGTTTACAAACCAGCTCGTGCTGGTGAACTTTTCAGGAGTGTATTGGCAATAAATAAAGCATTGAAAATATTAAAATGGAAACCCGAAACAACTTTTGAAAATGGACTAAAAAACACTATAAAATTTTTTAAAAATAGGAAGTGTATCTAA
- the metK gene encoding methionine adenosyltransferase, with translation MNGHLKGKDFVFTSESVTEGHPDKVCDQISDGILDEVLRQDPNGRVACETFITMGLVIVGGEITTKASIDTHKIVREIIKEIGYTDPKYGFDYETCAILNGIHSQSPDIAQGVNTGGAGDQGLMIGYACKETPEFMPLPIELAHKLTLRLAEVRKKNILKYLGPDGKSQVSVEYIDGKPARIDAVVLSSQHTEDILDKTGKQITKKSKKEMIDKIIMPVVGKWVDAKTKYFVNPTGKFVIGGPQSDTGMTGRKIIVDTYGGMAAHGGGAFSGKDPTKVDRSACYMARHIAKNVVASNLAQRCTVQLAYAIGIAEPVSVMVDTHGTSAISEKELSRIVRKLFPLTPNGIINYLKLKRPIYRKTASYGHFGRKGPEFTWEELNQVENLKRAAK, from the coding sequence ATGAACGGGCATTTAAAAGGTAAAGATTTTGTTTTCACATCTGAGTCGGTAACAGAAGGTCATCCAGATAAAGTTTGCGACCAAATATCCGATGGGATACTTGATGAAGTGTTGCGCCAAGACCCTAACGGCAGAGTTGCATGTGAAACATTCATAACAATGGGTTTGGTAATTGTTGGTGGGGAAATTACCACAAAAGCAAGCATTGACACACACAAAATAGTACGAGAAATAATTAAAGAGATAGGATACACCGACCCAAAATACGGCTTTGATTATGAAACCTGTGCTATATTAAACGGCATTCATTCCCAATCACCAGATATTGCCCAGGGTGTAAATACAGGCGGTGCCGGCGATCAAGGGCTTATGATTGGCTATGCCTGCAAAGAAACACCCGAGTTTATGCCTTTACCAATAGAGCTTGCTCATAAATTAACCTTACGCCTTGCGGAAGTTAGAAAGAAAAACATTCTTAAATACCTTGGGCCAGATGGTAAATCGCAAGTTTCTGTAGAATACATTGACGGCAAACCTGCGCGCATTGACGCAGTTGTTTTATCTTCTCAGCACACAGAAGATATTCTTGATAAAACTGGTAAACAAATAACAAAAAAATCTAAAAAAGAAATGATTGATAAAATAATAATGCCGGTTGTTGGAAAATGGGTTGATGCAAAAACAAAGTATTTTGTTAACCCAACCGGGAAATTTGTAATTGGTGGGCCGCAATCTGACACCGGAATGACTGGCAGAAAGATAATTGTTGACACATACGGCGGCATGGCAGCACATGGAGGCGGGGCATTTTCCGGTAAAGATCCAACAAAAGTTGACAGAAGTGCCTGTTACATGGCACGCCACATAGCAAAAAATGTGGTTGCATCTAATCTTGCCCAAAGATGCACCGTTCAACTTGCTTATGCAATCGGTATTGCTGAGCCTGTTTCTGTAATGGTAGATACGCATGGAACATCAGCTATATCAGAGAAAGAGTTAAGCCGTATTGTGCGTAAATTATTCCCGCTTACACCAAATGGCATAATCAATTATCTAAAGTTGAAAAGGCCAATTTATCGCAAGACCGCTTCTTATGGCCACTTTGGCAGAAAAGGGCCGGAGTTTACATGGGAAGAGTTAAATCAAGTTGAAAATTTAAAAAGAGCCGCAAAATAA
- a CDS encoding NDP-sugar synthase codes for MKAFVMAAGAGTRLRPLTLQIPKPMVPIANKPVIEHTIENLARHGFTDAVLNLHLFPETIKNYLGNGKKYGINLHYSFEKKLMGTAGGLKKVEQYFNDTFVVMSGDGFTDINLIKAISFHKAKKALATIVLKDIDSRFDYGIIFTNKNGSISKFVEKPSWSEVFASTVNTGIYIIEPKVFEYIPKNKVFDFAKDLWPLLLKKKLPIFGYETNEYWADVGNIKEYRKAANDALEQNICVNMPAPQVKKHIWIGKNTKIDKTAKIIAPCIIGNFCTIEKNATVGPCTTIGNNSKVSMGSKVSNSILWDNTFICKNVILNNCVVGSKAKVSDGILIHEGTILNH; via the coding sequence ATGAAGGCATTTGTTATGGCAGCAGGCGCTGGCACTCGTTTAAGGCCTTTAACCCTGCAAATACCAAAACCAATGGTACCAATTGCAAACAAACCTGTAATTGAACACACCATAGAAAACCTTGCCAGGCATGGCTTTACCGACGCTGTTTTAAACCTGCATCTATTTCCTGAAACTATAAAAAATTATCTCGGCAATGGCAAAAAATATGGCATTAACTTGCATTACTCATTTGAAAAGAAGCTAATGGGCACTGCTGGCGGGCTAAAAAAAGTTGAGCAATACTTTAATGATACCTTTGTAGTAATGTCAGGTGACGGTTTTACCGACATTAATTTAATAAAAGCAATATCTTTCCATAAAGCAAAAAAAGCATTAGCAACCATTGTGCTAAAAGATATTGATTCTCGTTTTGACTATGGCATAATATTTACAAATAAAAATGGCAGCATAAGTAAATTTGTTGAAAAGCCAAGCTGGAGTGAGGTTTTTGCATCAACTGTAAATACTGGAATTTATATTATTGAACCAAAAGTTTTTGAATATATTCCAAAAAATAAGGTTTTTGACTTTGCAAAAGACCTTTGGCCGCTACTACTTAAGAAAAAACTCCCAATTTTTGGATACGAAACAAATGAATACTGGGCAGATGTTGGCAACATAAAAGAGTACCGCAAAGCCGCAAACGATGCCTTAGAACAAAACATTTGCGTTAATATGCCAGCACCACAAGTAAAAAAACATATTTGGATTGGCAAAAATACCAAAATAGATAAGACAGCAAAAATTATTGCACCTTGCATAATTGGCAATTTCTGTACGATAGAAAAAAATGCAACAGTAGGCCCATGCACAACTATTGGCAACAACTCTAAAGTTAGCATGGGCTCGAAAGTTTCAAACTCAATTTTATGGGATAATACTTTTATTTGTAAAAATGTTATACTTAATAATTGCGTGGTCGGTAGTAAAGCTAAAGTTTCAGATGGCATATTAATCCATGAAGGAACTATATTAAATCATTAG
- a CDS encoding DUF5723 family protein encodes MKKLATLLSASLFCLALLQSGLLATENSIKIRGARALGMGGAFTAIADDQNAFFYNPAGITQRTGSLFTLFDLPLSITDDSIQFMNFYNDNQDGLKNFDKLTPAAQSDLINKINNTATKYRTRLRFGFPNTNYISKPGFISWGLGVFDQADIGIQLKQGLIVPNIDIWGNMDVILAVPLAHRFDVLPFNVPGKLSVGATIKDIMRGRIEELNKSILEFEKFDPVLQPGNGYGMDLGTLYQYNEQWNFGLQIMDLGGTSISYPKVETTKDGITTVKDAFTGVIYPVWNIGAAYVPKKIYYWPGRYINTLNRLQLAADIDDVFSSQEPLSQTFWKKTHIGAEFRFSTLALRVGFNSGYPTAGLKLGIPYLGLNLEYAYWSDELGLFAGQIPESNHQLSISFRWGNEKGKAFGSDAVVKEKKTEPIKTLTKPTTAQLSIPAVLLSTQSAVSVSNQNQVGVSVSTATVAPIIVVPAPSKVKDDAKAIIEKPATAAKEEIKEQIKKK; translated from the coding sequence ATGAAAAAACTTGCTACATTATTAAGTGCTTCGTTGTTTTGTCTTGCGCTTTTACAATCGGGGTTATTGGCTACTGAAAACTCTATAAAAATAAGGGGTGCAAGAGCACTTGGCATGGGCGGTGCATTTACTGCCATAGCTGATGATCAAAATGCATTTTTTTATAACCCTGCTGGAATTACACAAAGAACGGGGAGTTTATTTACTTTGTTTGATCTTCCTCTTTCAATAACTGACGATTCAATTCAGTTTATGAACTTTTACAACGACAATCAGGATGGATTGAAAAATTTTGATAAACTTACACCAGCGGCTCAAAGTGACCTGATAAATAAGATTAATAACACAGCTACAAAGTACCGTACCCGCCTACGCTTTGGATTTCCAAACACTAACTATATTTCAAAACCAGGTTTTATCTCTTGGGGCCTTGGGGTATTTGACCAGGCAGATATTGGCATACAGCTGAAGCAAGGTTTAATTGTGCCAAACATAGACATTTGGGGCAATATGGATGTAATTTTAGCCGTGCCACTTGCACATAGGTTTGATGTTTTGCCTTTTAATGTGCCTGGCAAGCTTTCTGTTGGCGCAACCATAAAAGATATTATGCGTGGAAGAATAGAAGAACTTAACAAATCAATTTTAGAGTTTGAAAAATTTGACCCAGTATTACAGCCCGGCAATGGCTATGGTATGGACCTTGGTACACTTTATCAGTACAACGAGCAATGGAACTTTGGATTGCAGATTATGGATCTTGGTGGTACATCAATTAGCTATCCAAAAGTAGAAACCACAAAAGATGGCATAACAACAGTTAAAGATGCATTCACTGGTGTAATTTATCCAGTATGGAATATTGGTGCCGCGTATGTTCCTAAAAAAATATACTACTGGCCTGGAAGATATATCAACACTCTTAATCGCCTTCAACTTGCAGCCGATATTGATGATGTTTTTAGCTCTCAGGAACCGCTTTCACAAACCTTCTGGAAAAAAACTCACATTGGTGCAGAGTTTAGATTTTCAACACTTGCCTTGCGTGTGGGCTTTAACTCTGGCTATCCAACTGCTGGTTTAAAACTCGGAATCCCATATTTAGGTTTAAACCTTGAATACGCTTATTGGTCTGATGAACTTGGGCTTTTTGCTGGCCAAATTCCAGAATCAAACCACCAATTAAGCATATCTTTCAGGTGGGGTAACGAAAAAGGAAAAGCATTTGGATCTGATGCAGTTGTTAAGGAAAAAAAGACAGAACCTATTAAAACACTAACAAAACCAACCACAGCACAGTTAAGTATTCCAGCTGTTTTACTCTCTACTCAAAGTGCTGTTTCAGTATCAAACCAGAACCAAGTTGGCGTATCCGTTTCAACTGCAACTGTTGCACCTATTATAGTTGTTCCAGCACCGTCAAAAGTAAAAGATGATGCTAAAGCAATAATAGAAAAACCAGCAACGGCCGCAAAAGAAGAAATAAAAGAACAAATTAAGAAGAAGTAA
- a CDS encoding M6 family metalloprotease domain-containing protein, producing MRKIIFLCFILLFTVTIRNYAVMHLDGKTPGPTDYTRPTEKPKFTVQIIKTISKKVITSPSGTKNIAVILVDFTSAAVVPGEEVPTGGVFQFSVADITGINTTIDYLKGFYTEASYGTLTLNFTYFYNGGSSASPLSGAETPFTLPNSLSYYGSNDTINGSPGLVNLLTDSLNATPPTLNSTTYDAVIVLHAGYGNESTNKTGDIWSAVVQISTPVNGFNDGILLPARESDTSPIGVTCHEFGHILGFPDIYDTITGNSKVGNWCLMDHGTWVNSGFTPAPPSAWCKKLIGWISPTEITQPQEISSILPIEASTNTIYKIPVLGSSTEYFLVCYSSKSLYNVNPPGEGVAIWHIDEGTIDGSTLQTRVLHNTINNLSHNTVDIVQADNSPPKYSPYGDSNDLWPGSRGIFTTPYSNSYSDVISGITIANFAFSAGKASFNITQQQVAAHSEITKVICYPNPSGTGYYHPKKLQGILTTISMNFSRPPQDISIAIYNLNGELVKFENGFAKMNLNFSATSDFNFVYEYDWNGKNDSGQDVAPGLYLYRVKADSQIKFGKLAVVR from the coding sequence ATGCGCAAAATAATATTTTTATGTTTTATTCTTCTATTTACTGTAACCATTAGAAACTATGCGGTAATGCATTTAGATGGGAAAACACCTGGGCCGACTGACTACACACGCCCAACAGAAAAACCAAAATTCACTGTACAAATAATAAAAACCATTAGCAAAAAAGTTATTACATCACCATCAGGCACAAAAAACATTGCGGTTATTTTGGTTGACTTTACATCGGCGGCGGTGGTTCCGGGGGAGGAAGTCCCAACAGGTGGAGTTTTTCAGTTTTCTGTTGCTGATATAACTGGTATAAATACAACTATTGATTACTTAAAAGGTTTTTATACTGAAGCATCTTACGGCACACTTACACTTAACTTTACCTATTTTTATAACGGCGGATCATCTGCATCACCACTTAGTGGAGCAGAAACACCATTTACACTTCCAAATTCTCTATCATATTACGGTTCTAATGATACAATAAACGGAAGCCCGGGCTTAGTGAACTTACTTACCGATTCACTAAACGCAACCCCGCCAACACTTAATAGCACTACATACGATGCAGTTATTGTACTACACGCGGGGTATGGTAATGAGTCAACAAATAAAACCGGAGATATCTGGTCTGCGGTAGTACAAATAAGCACACCAGTTAATGGTTTTAATGATGGAATACTCCTGCCTGCAAGAGAAAGTGACACAAGCCCAATTGGTGTAACCTGCCATGAGTTTGGTCATATTTTAGGATTCCCTGACATTTATGACACCATTACTGGAAACTCAAAAGTTGGCAATTGGTGCCTAATGGATCATGGCACTTGGGTAAACTCAGGGTTCACCCCTGCACCGCCAAGCGCATGGTGTAAAAAATTAATTGGCTGGATTAGCCCGACAGAAATTACACAACCACAAGAAATAAGCAGTATTTTGCCGATAGAAGCAAGTACAAATACAATATATAAAATTCCAGTTCTTGGAAGTTCCACGGAATATTTTTTAGTTTGTTACTCATCAAAATCGCTCTACAATGTAAATCCGCCTGGAGAAGGTGTGGCAATATGGCACATAGATGAAGGTACAATTGATGGAAGCACACTTCAAACACGCGTTTTACATAACACAATAAACAATCTAAGTCATAACACCGTAGATATCGTACAAGCCGACAACTCGCCCCCAAAGTATTCTCCATATGGGGACTCTAATGACCTTTGGCCAGGAAGTCGCGGGATATTTACAACGCCTTATTCAAACTCTTACTCCGACGTAATTTCAGGCATTACAATTGCAAATTTTGCGTTTTCAGCCGGTAAAGCAAGTTTTAATATAACTCAACAACAAGTTGCTGCACACAGTGAAATAACAAAAGTAATATGCTATCCAAACCCATCGGGGACTGGCTATTACCACCCAAAAAAATTGCAAGGAATATTAACAACTATATCTATGAATTTTTCAAGACCACCACAAGACATAAGCATTGCTATTTATAATTTAAATGGAGAGCTTGTTAAATTTGAAAATGGTTTTGCAAAAATGAATTTAAATTTCTCAGCAACCAGTGATTTTAACTTTGTTTATGAGTATGATTGGAATGGGAAAAACGACAGTGGGCAAGATGTTGCCCCAGGTTTATATCTTTACCGTGTGAAAGCCGACTCGCAAATAAAATTTGGAAAGCTTGCGGTAGTTAGATGA